Below is a genomic region from Pontibacillus yanchengensis.
TATGAAGTGGAGTTAACAAGGATTTTTCTGGTTGATCAGTTGTGATTTCGCTGAAATCAGAACCTGACATAAACCGACGACCGTTTGTGGTTGGTCTATATTTTTTAATCGCCATCTGTTTACCCTCCTTTATTGTTGAAGTTTATTTATTATGCACCTTCGAAGAATTCAAGGTCTTGGCTATCTTCAGTTAACGTTACAATAGCTTTTTTACTATCTGAACGGTAACCTCCATAACGACCCATACGCTTGAATTTACCTTTAGTGTTCATTGTGTTTACTTTTTCAACTTTAACATCAAAGATTGTTTGAATAGCTTCTTTGATTTCAGTCTTATTTGAATCTGCATCAACTTCGAATGTATATTTTTTCTCAGCCATTATATCAGCAGATTGTTCTGTGATAATGGGGCGCTTAATAATATCACGTGGATCTTTCATTATGCAAGCACCTCCCCTGCTTTTTCAGCTGCTTCTTTAGTTAAAATCAGCTTGTCATGCGTTAGCAAGTCAAGTACATTTACTTGATCAAGTGTTACGGCTTTAACACCAGGAATGTTGTTAGAAGAACGAACAACGTTTTCGTCATGGTCAACTGTAACAATTAGAGCTTCTTTTGCACTAAGTCCGTTTAGTAGGTTCGCAACTTCTTTTGTCTTTGGAGCTTCAAGTGAAAGACTCTCAAGTACGAAAAGGTCATTGCTTGCTGCTTTTTCAGAAAGAGCAGATTTTAGAGCTAAACGACGTACTTTTTTAGGTAGCTTGTAGCTGTAACTGCGTGGTGTAGGACCAAATACAGTACCACCACCTACCCATTGTGGTGAACGGATGGAACCTTGACGAGCACGTCCTGTTCCTTTTTGACGCCACGGTTTGCTTCCTCCGCCACTTACTTCTGATCTGTTCTTAACTTCATGAGTACCTTGACGTAATGATGCGCGTTGCATCAATACAGTCTCATGCATAACATGTTCATTTGGTTCAATACCAAAAACGGCATCAGCTAATTCTACATCACCAACTTGAGAACCGCTTTGGTTATAAAGTGTTATTTTAGGCATGACTTATCCTCCCTTCGTTTTGTAATTAATGGACCGCGCTTGGGCCTGTAATTTTAACGTAAGATTTCTTCGCACCAGGTACATTACCTTTAACAAGTAGAAGGTTACGTTCTTCGTCTACTTTAACAACCTCAAGGTTTTGGATTGTTACTGTTCTAGCACCCATTTGACCAGGTAGTTTTTTACCTTTGAAAACGTGCATAGAGTTAATGTCACCCATTGTACCTGGACGACGGTGGTAACGAGAACCGTGTGTTAGTGGTCCAGTGGATTGGTTATGGCGCTTGATTGCACCTTGGAAACCTTTCCCCTTAGAAGTACCAGTAACATCAATTTTGTCTCCAGCTGCAAATACGTTTACAGAAACCTCTTGACCCATTTCGTAGTCTTCAAGGTTTGTATCACGGAATTCACGAATGAAGCGCTTAGGAGTTGTTTCAGCTTTTTCAACATGGCCTTTAACAGGCTTGTTAGCTAACTTTACGCGCTTTTCAGCGAATCCTAACTGGATTGCTTCATATCCATCATTTTCAACTGTTTTCTTTTGAAGAACAACGTTTGGTTCTGCTTGAATAACAGTTACTGGTGTTAACTCGCCATTGTCATTGAAAAGCTGAGTCATACCAATTTTACGACCTAAGATTCCTTTCGTCATCCGTTACACCTCCTATTTCGTTCGTATTATTTATAATTTAATTTCAATGTCCACTCCGGATGGTAAATCTAAACGCATTAGTGAGTCAACCGTTTGTGGTGTTGGATTAACAATGTCAATCAAACGTTTATGCGTACGCATTTCAAATTGCTCACGAGCATCTTTGAATTTATGTGTAGCACGTAGAATCGTATAGATAGATCGATCTGTAGGAAGCGGGATTGGACCAGATACATTAGCACCGGAACGCTTCGCTGTGTCTACGATTTTTTCAGCGGATTGATCAAGAATACGGTGATCATACGCCTTTAAACGGATACGGATTTTCTCTTTTGCCATTATTTTCCCTCCTTTTTTCGCCCATTTTAGTAATAGACATTCTCCGCGAAAATTCATCCTGACCGCCCTGCCATGGCAAAGGGGCCGGGTGTGTCAGCAACCTTTCGCTTCATCGCCTTTTATGACCAACATTATTCATTATAATAAATAGTTAGTCCATATGCAAGAGTGAATTCAATATTCATCGAATGAATTCGCACTTTTAATATTATACAAATCATATAGACACAAATCAAGGGGGTAATTATAATTTCTATCATTTCTTATAGTTTTAGATTCTGATTTCGAGTTTCTTCTATTATAATGTGTTGATTTGTTATTACTCTTTTTACTATGAAAATGCTCACTAATCTATTACCCTCTGAAGATTTGTGGATTATGTACTTCTAAAACTAGACACCCACTCAAAATAGTCTCCCTAATCCTTAATCCCTTAATTATCATTTGTTAACCTTTCCATAACTATTGAACATAAGAACTAGAAAATGATAGCAGCAGAATAAATCGGGTACTTTTTAAGCTTGGGTACTAACCGTAAATGCCGAATGAAGCCCCCCAGCTTTTCGAAACAGGATTGCTACTCCCCATGGTACATACTCCATTGCAACCATAATCATGCTGTTACTTATTTCAAGATATATAAACAAGTAATATGTAAATCAAGGTTGAATAGATCGGTTAAAGAATAACCCAGTGGTTTCAGTTTAGCTAATTAGTGCAGAGGATTGCTGCAGAATATAGAGGATAATAAATCTTACCATACTGGAGATTTAAAAAAAGAGTTATGCGATACTAGCGAAAAGAACACCAGTCGATACGGATACGTAATCCATAAGTCACCACTTTTAAAATTTGATATACAAGAACAAAAGCGCAAGCGCCCCCTTAGAGGCGTAAAAACTGGATGCAACGTATGAGATAAAGGAAACACGAAGAGCGCAAACGTTCGATGTTGATTTATTATAAGGAGATGCAGGAAGATTACTAGTCGCTGCGCTCTGGAGCTGGACGTGGCCCCTATACATATTAAGTTATACACAAGCCAACCTTTTTATAGTACGCTAGACAACGAAAAAAAGCAGTGAGCTTGAAAGCTCACTGCTTTTAATAATCTTTAAAGATTACTCAACGATTTTAGAAACAACGCCAGCGCCTACTGTACGTCCGCCTTCACGGATTGAGAACTTAGTACCATCTTCGATAGCGATTTTGGAGATAAGCTCAACATCCATTTCAACGTTGTCACCAGGCATAACCATTTCAACGCCTTCAGGTAGCTGAATAACGCCAGTTACGTCTGTAGTACGGAAATAGAACTGTGGGCGATAGTTGTTGAAGAATGGAGTATGACGTCCACCTTCTTCTTTAGAAAGTACATAAACCTCAGCTTTGTACTTATGGTGTGGAGTAATCGTACCTGGCTTAGCAAGTACTTGTCCACGGTTGATGTCGTCACGGTTCACACCACGTAGTAGTGCACCGATATTGTCACCAGCTTCTGCATAGTCAAGAAGCTTACGGAACATTTCTACACCAGTAACAGTAGTCTTGAATGCTTGTTCTGCCATACCGATGATTTCAACGTCGTCACCAACTTTGATAGTTCCGCGCTCAACACGACCAGTAGCAACAGTACCACGGCCTGTGATTGAGAATACGTCCTCAATAGGCATCATGAATGGCTTGTCGTGGTCACGTTCTGGAGTTGGGATGTACTCATCAACAGCTTCCATAAGTTCGAAGATACGGTTAACATACTCTTCGTCACCTTCAAGTGCTTTTAGAGCAGAACCTTTTACAACTGGTACGTCATCGCCAGGGAATTCGTACTCAGATAGAAGATCGCGAACTTCCATTTCAACTAGTTCTAGAAGTTCTTCGTCGTCTACCATGTCAGTTTTGTTAAGGAATACTGCAATAGCAGGTACACCAACCTGACGAGAAAGTAGGATGTGCTCACGAGTTTGTGGCATTGGTCCGTCAGCTGCAGAGACAACTAGGATCGCACCGTCCATTTGTGCTGCACCAGTAATCATGTTTTTAACATAGTCAGCGTGCCCTGGGCAGTCAACGTGTGCATAGTGACGGTTGTCAGTTTCGTACTCAACGTGTGCAGTCGCGATTGTGATTCCACGCTCGCGCTCTTCTGGAGCACCGTCGATTTGGTCATATGCCATTGCTGTACCTGAACCTGAACGATTGTGTAGGCATGTAGTGATTGCTGCAGTTAATGTAGTTTTACCATGGTCAACGTGTCCAATTGTCCCGATATTGACGTGGGCCTTGGAACGGTCAAATTTTTCTTTACCCATTAAAAACTTCCTCCTTTAAATATGCAAAGTTATAATTATAAACTAAATTTATTTGTGGCATAGAATCGAAACGATGTCTACACACGAATCGATTCTATACTTACAATACAAGTTATACTTGAAGTTCGTCAAAAAATCAATTATTGACCAGAATTTTTCTTAACAATTTCTTCAGAAATGCTCTTCGGTACTTCTTCATAGTGAGAGAAGTGCATTGTGTACGTTCCACGACCTTGCGTGTTGGAACGTAAGCTCGTTGCATAACCAAACATTTCAGAAAGTGGTACGAAAGCTTTTACAAGCTGAGCAGAACCACGAGTATCCATACCTTCTACACGTCCACGACGGGAAGTTACGTCACCCATGATATCACCCATGTACTCTTCTGGAATAACGATCTCAACTTTCATCATTGGCTCAAGAAGAACTGGTTTACACTTGTTCTTCGCTTCTTTAAGAGCCATAGAAGCTGCAACTTTATAAGCCATTTCATTGGAGTCAACATCGTGGTAAGAACCATCAAATAGAGTCGCTTTAATATCGATTAATGGATAACCAGCAACAACCCCATTTTCCATAGCTTCTCCAATACCTTGTTGAACAGATGCGATGTATTCACGAGGAATTACACCACCAACGATTTTGTTGTTGAACTCAAAGCCAGCGCCTTCTTCGTTTGGTTCGAATGTAACCCAAACGTGACCGTATTGTCCACGACCACCAGACTGACGTACGAATTTACCTTCAACATCAGCTGAGCCACGGAACGTTTCACGGTAAGCAACTTGTGGGTTACCAATGTTCGCTTCTACCTTGAACTCAACCTTCAAACGGTCAACGATAACGTCAAGGTGAAGTTCACCCATACCAGAGATAATCGTTTGTCCTGTTTCTACGTTTGTTTCTGTTTTGAAAGTAGGGTCTTCTTCAGCTAGCTTCGTTAGAGCAACTGCCATCTTGTCTTGGTCTGCTTTAGATTTCGGCTCAATGGCAACTGAGATAACTGGGTCAGGGAAGTCCATGGATTCAAGAATAACAAGGTTCTTTTCATCACAAAGTGTGTCACCTGTTGCAGTATCTTTCAAACCAACACCAGCTGCGATATCTCCTGCATATACTTCGGAGATCTCTTGACGGGAGTTTGCGTGCATTTGTAGGATACGACCTACACGCTCACGCTTATCCTTAGTAGAGTTTCTTACGTATGAACCGGAGCTTAGAACACCAGAGTACACACGGAAGAATGTTAGTTTACCAACGTAAGGGTCCGTCATAACCTTAAAGGCTAGTGCAGAGAATGGTTCTTTGTCGTCTGGACGACGAACAACTTCTTCTTCTGTACGTGGAACGAAACCTTCGATTGGTGGCACATCAAGAGGTGAAGGTAGATAATCGATGACCGCATCAATTAGTAACTGTACACCTTTATTCTTGAATGCAGAACCGCAAAGTACTGGATAGAAATCAACGCTTAGGGTAGCTTTACGAATAGCTTTCATAAGCTCATCGTTAGAGATTTCTTCTCCTTCAAGGTACTTCATCATTAGATCCTCATCTGATTCTGCAACACCTTCAACTAGCTTTCCGCGATATTCATCAGCAATTTCCTTGTGGCTGTCAGGGATTTCACGAGCTTCAGCACGTGTCCCTAAATCATCAAGGTAATAGTATGCTTGCATTCCGATTAGGTCAATTACACCTTCGAAATGATCCTCTGCACCAATCGGCAGTTGGATTGGGTGTGCATTAGCACCTAAACGATCTTGTAGTGTACCTACGGAGTAAAGGAAATCAGCTCCTACTTTGTCCATCTTGTTAACGAAAACAATACGTGGAACACCGTAAGTAGTAGCCTGACGCCATACTGTTTCAGTTTGTGGTTCAACACCTGACTGTGCATCAAGTACTGCCACGGAACCGTCAAGTACACGAAGGGAACGTTCAACTTCAACTGTGAAGTCTACGTGTCCAGGAGTATCGATAATGTTAATACGATGATCCTTCCACTGAGCTGTTGTCGCAGCTGAAGTGATTGTAATTCCGCGTTCTTGTTCCTGTGACATCCAGTCCATTTGAGAAGCACCTTCGTGTGTTTCTCCTAGCTTGTGAATGCGTCCTGTGTAGAAAAGAATACGCTCGGTAGCAGTTGTTTTACCCGCATCAATGTGCGCCATGATACCAATGTTACGTGTCTTCTCCAAGGAGAACTCTCTTGGCATGAATTCTTCTCCTTCCTATTGGGTGGTATAGTGTTGGTTTCGCTATTACCAGCGATAGTGAGCAAATGCTTTGTTTGCTTCAGCCATTTTGTGAACATCTTCGCGTTTCTTAACAGAAGCGCCAGTGTTGTTCGCAGCGTCTAGAATTTCATTAGCTAAACGCTCTTCCATTGTTTTCTCACCGCGAAGACGAGAATAATTCACGACCCAACGTAGTCCTAGTGCTTGACGACGCTCAGGGCGTACTTCAACTGGTACCTGATAGTTAGATCCACCTACACGACGTGCTCTAACCTCAAGTACTGGCATTACGTTTTTAAGTGCTTGTTCAAAAGTTTCCATAGCGTCATTTCCGCTACGCTCTTGTACAAGATCGAAAGCTTTGTAAAGAATTTTTTGCGCTTTACCGCGTCGTCCGTCCACCATGATTTGGTTGATAAGGCGAGTTACAAGCTTTGAGTTGTACATTGGGTCCGGTAAGACATCACGCTTTGGTACTGGTCCTTTACGTGGCATATGTCCCCCTCCTTTCAAGAGTAGTTACTATTTTTTTATCTAACATGCATCGAGTCATGCATTACTTTTTAGGCTTTTTCGTTCCGTACTTGGAACGACCTTGCATACGGCCTTCAACACCTGCTGTATCAAGTGCGCCACGAACGATGTGGTAACGCACACCTGGTAAGTCCTTAACACGACCGCCACGGATAAGAACAACACTGTGCTCTTGTAGGTTGTGGCCAATACCAGGGATATACGCAGTAACCTCAATGCTGTTTGTCAAACGAACACGTGCATATTTACGAAGTGCAGAGTTCGGTTTCTTTGGTGTTAGTGTCCCAACACGCGTGCAAACACCACGCTTTTGAGGTGATGAAAGATCAGTAAAACGCTTTTTAAAGCTATTGTAACCTTTGTTTAGGGCTGGAGAGTCAGACTTTTTCGTCTTAGAAACACGCCCTTTGCGTACTAATTGGTTAATAGTAGGCATTCTATTTTCCTCCCTTCAAATCTAATTGAGTAAAACCACACATCCAGGTGGTTCATAAATAGGCAAAAAACAAAGCTTTCGCGAATGACAGAATCATACCGCCAAAACTTCACTGCTTTATCGCCACTACAGCTGCTCCAACGTCGATCCCACAAGCTCTTCCTAATTTATTCATAGAATCTACTTGTGTAACTGGAGTTGTTAGCTCCTCGGCAAGACGCAGAACTCTAGTAGTTACTTGCTGTTCAGCATCTTCAGCAATGATAACTTCTTGAACTTTACCATGTTTCATAGCTTTCATGGTTTGTTTAGTTCCGATGACTATATTCGGCTTGGCCTGTGCTACTTTTTCATAAGACATATAAAATATCCTCCAAAGTAACAAGGATAAATGGAAGCACCTTGAATATAGTATCACTCACCTATCGTAATGTCAACGTAGTTTGAATGATTTTTTCAAGATACTTCCGTAATTATCACTTGCAACATCAACTTAATGATTTAGGATTGGGTAATCTCTTCAGGCTCTTCTGCCTTAATCATATCTTCTGTTAGTTCATCTGATGCAGGTTGAACACTGCGATATCTAGGCATTCCAGTACCAGCTGGTACAAGCTTACCAATGATAACATTCTCTTTAAGACCAAGCAATTCATCACGTTTTCCTTTAATTGCAGCATCTGTAAGAACACGTGTTGTTTCTTGGAAGGACGCTGCTGATAAGAAGGAATCTGTTTCAAGTGATGCCTTGGTAATTCCGAGAAGTACTGGACGGCCAAATGCCGGTTGTTTACCAGTAAGCAATGCAGATTCATTAGCTTCTTTGAATTGGTGAATCTCAAGTAAGGAGCCAGGTAGAACATCTGTGTCACCAGCATCATGTACTCGGATTTTACGAAGCATCTGACGAACCATAACTTCAACGTGCTTGTCGCCGATTTCAACACCTTGCATACGATATACTTTTTGTACCTCTTTTAGCAAGTACGTTTCAACGCCTTCTAAGCCTTGGATTTTCAATAGATCTTTTGGATCAATTGAACCTTCTGTTAATGGTTCACCTGCGATGACAGAGTCACCAACAGCAACTTTCATACGAGCACCATAGGAAGCAGTATAGCTACGCTTTTCAACTTCACCTTGAATGGCAATCTCTAGTTTGTCTTTCACTTCATTAACTTCCTCTACTGTACCATGAATTTCACTGATTACAGCTTGCCCTTTCGGGTTACGAGCTTCGAATAACTCTTGGATACGAGGAAGACCTTGTGTGATGTCATCTCCCGCAACACCACCTGTGTGGAAGGTACGCATTGTAAGCTGAGTACCAGGTTCACCGATTGATTGTGCTGCGATGATTCCAACTGCTTCTCCAACTTCAACTTCGGAACCAGTAGCAAGGTTACGGCCGTAACACTTCTTACATACACCGTGGTGTGTGTTACATGTAAACACAGAGCGGATAACTGCAGTTTTAACACCAGAGTCAGAAATGTACTTAGCTGCATCTTCTGAAATAACTTCATTAGGTTTCGCTAGCACTTCCCCTGTTTCTGGATGCTTAATGGTTTGATAAGCAGTACGCCCAACAAGACGATCCACAATTGGTTCGATCATTTCAGTACCTTCACGTAAATCCATTACCTCTAAGCCACGGTCTGTTCCGCAATCGTCCTCTCGAACGATTACGTCCTGAGCCACGTCAACAAGACGACGAGTCAGATAACCTGAGTCGGCAGTCTTAAGTGCTGTATCGGCAAGACCTTTACGCGCACCGTGAGTGGAAATAAAGTACTCAAGTACCGTTAAACCTTCACGGAAACTGGACTTGATCGGTAACTCAATAATCTTACCAGCCGGATTGGCCATAAGACCACGCATACCAGCTAACTGTGTAAAGTTAGATGCGTTACCACGTGCACCAGAATCACTCATCATGAAGATAGGGTTCGTTGGGTCTAAGGATTTCATTAGACGTTCTTGAATGTCGTCTTTGGCTGCTGACCATATAGCGATAACACGATCATAACGCTCATCATCCGTAATAAGACCACGACGGAATTGTTTCATAACCTTATCTACTTTGCCTTGAGCTTCATCAAGAATTTCTTGTTTTTCAGGAAGTACAACGATGTCAGAGACACCTACTGTTATACCTGCTTTAGTGGAATAAGCGAAACCAAGATCCTTCATACGGTCAAGCATTCTAGATGTTTCACTAATCTTAAAGCGTTTGAATACTTCAGCGATTACATTACCAAGAATCTTCTTCTTGAATGGTTCTACAAGCTCACGACCCTGAATGTTTTCTACTACATTTGTTCCTTTAGGGATGAAGTAATGTTCAGGAGTTCGTTCTTCAAGATTAGATTGCGTTGGTTCGTTAATATATGGGAACGACTCTGGCAGAATCTCGTTAAATATCAGTTTACCAACAGTAGTAATTAGCAGCTGGTTGTTTTGTTCTTCAGTGAATGTTCCATTATCCAAGGAAGAAGCTTGCACAGCTACACGAGTGTGTAGGTGAACATATCCATTCTGGTAAGCAATTAGAGCTTCATGAGTATCCTTGAATACTTTACCTTCACCAATAGCACCTTCACGTTCAAGAGTAAGGTAATAGTTACCTAATACCATGTCCTGCGAAGGAGTAACAACTGGCTTACCATCTTTAGGGTTTAAGATGTTTTGAGCTGCTAGCATTAAAATACGAGCTTCAGCTTGCGCTTCTGCAGATAAAGGTACGTGAACAGCCATTTGGTCACCGTCAAAGTCTGCGTTGTAAGCCGTACATACTAGAGGGTGAAGTCGAATTGCTCGACCTTCAACTAGTGTAGGTTCGAACGCTTGAATACCTAAACGGTGAAGCGTTGGTGCACGGTTAAGAAGCACTGGATGCTCTTTAATTACCTCTTCTAGCACATCCCATACTTCTGGGTGAATGCGCTCGATTTTACGCTTAGCAGATTTAATATTGTGTGCAAGTCCTCTATCAACTAACTCTCTCATAACAAATGGCTTGAATAGCTCAAGAGCCATTTCTTTTGGAAGGCCAACTTGGTACATCTTCAGACTAGGTCCAACTACGATAACGGAACGACCTGAGTAGTCAACACGTTTACCTAGAAGGTTCTGACGGAAACGACCTTGCTTACCTTTAAGCATGTGAGACAGTGATTTTAAAGGACGATTTCCTGGTCCAGTAACTGGACGTCCACGACGACCATTATCGATTAGGGCGTCAACAGATTCTTGAAGCATACGTTTTTCGTTCTGCACGATAATTGTAGGAGCTCCAAGATCTAACAGACGCTTAAGGCGGTTATTACGGTTAATAACACGACGATATAAGTCGTTTAAATCGGAAGTCGCAAAACGACCACCATCCAATTGAACCATTGGACGTATTTCTGGAGGTATAACCGGAAGTACATCTAGAATCATCCATGAAGGATCATTACCAGATCCACGGAAGGCCTCTAGTACTTCTAAACGCTTAATAGCGCGAGTACGTCGCTGACCTTGAGCAGTTTTAAGTTCTTCCTTAAGTGTTTCTACCTCTTTATCAAGATCAATGTCTTGTAGCAATCTACGAATAGATTCCGCGCCCATCATTGCTTGAAATGATTTCCCGTATTTTTCACGGTAAGTGCGGTATTCTTTTTCTGATAGTAATTGCTTTTTCTCAAGTGCTGTGTCACCTGGGTCTGTAACCACATAAGCCGCAAAGTAAATAACTTCTTCAAGGGCACGTGGTGACATATCAAGTACAAGACCCATACGACTTGGGATGCCTTTGAAATACCAGATGTGAGAGACAGGGGCAGCTAGTTCTAAGTGCCCCATACGCTCACGACGTACTTTTGCTTTTGTAACCTCTACTCCACAACGGTCACAAACAATCCCTTTGTAGCGCACGCGTTTGTATTTACCGCAGTGACATTCCCAATCCTTTGTAGGACCAAAAATACGTTCACAAAACAGTCCATCTTTTTCAGGTTTTAATGTACGATAGTTAATCGTTTCTGGCTTCTTCACCTCACCAAAAGACCAAGAGCGTATCTTGTCTGGTGAAGCTAAACCAATTTTCATATATTCAAAATTATTTACATCTAGCAAGGGGCCTACCTCCCTTATAGTATCCAGGTTTTACCCTAAGCTTAGAAATACAACGTCTCAAGCTTTTATTCAATTTCGTCCTTTGGATCTCCATCTAAATTCAGCTTTTCTGCTGATTGTGTTTCCTCTTCTTCAATATCACGGATATCAATCTCTGTTTCGTCAGCAGATAACATCTTCACATCCATACCAAGACTTTGTAATTCTTTGATTAATACTTTGAATGATTCTGGAATACCTGGTTCAGGTACATTGGAACCTTTCACGATGGATTCATACGTTTTAACACGACCAACGACATCATCCGACTTAACCGTTAGAATTTCTTGTAACGTGTATGCAGCACCATATGCTTCTAATGCCCATACCTCCATCTCACCAAAACGCTGTCCACCAAATTGAGCTTTACCACCCAATGGTTGTTGCGTAACTAGGGAGTAAGGTCCAGTTGAACGGGCGTGAAGCTTATCGTCTACCATGTGCGCTAGTTTAATCATATACATAACGCCCACGGATACACGGTTATCAAAAGGTTCACCTGTTCGTCCATCATAAAGAATCGTTTTCGCATCTCGAGCCATTCCAGCTTCCTGCAATGTTTCCCATACGTCTTCTTCCCGAGCACCGTCAAATACAGGGGTTGCCACATGAATGCCTAGCTCTCGAGCAGCCATACCTAAGTGTAGCTCTAATACCTGACCGATGTTCATACGTGAAGGTACACCTAATGGGTTTAACATGACATCGACTGGTGTTCCATCTGGCAAGTATGGCATGTCTTCTTCAGGAAGAATACGGGAAATAACACCCTTGTTTCCGTGACGACCTGCCATTTTGTCCCCTTCTGAAATCTTACGTTTTTGTACGATATAAACACGTACAAGTTGGTTAACTCCAGGAGGTAACTCATCACCGTCTTCACGGTTGAAGATTTTCACGTCTAGCACAATACCGCCAGCACCATGTGGTACGCGTAGAGATGTATCACGTACTTCGCGTGCTTTCTCACCGAAGATTGCATGTAATAAACGTTCTTCTGCAGATAGCTCTGTTACACCTTTTGGCGTCACCTTACCAACTAGTAAGTCACCATCGCTAACTTCAGCACCCACACGAATAATACCGCGATCATCTAAGTCTCGTAGCGCGTCTTCTCCAACGTTTGGAATGTCTCTAGTGATTTCTTCAGGTCCTAGCTTCGTATCACGAGCTTCTGATTCATACTCTTCAATGTGAATAGAAGTGTACACGTCGTCTTTCACAAGACGTTCGCTCATGATGATAGCATCCTCATAGTTATAGCCATCCCATGTCATGAATGCAACTAGAGGGTTTTTACCTAATGCTAATTCACCTTTTTCCATAGAAGGGCCGTCAGCAAGGATTTCACCTTGTTCTACACGGTCACCGGCACTTACTATTGGTTTCTGGTTATAACAAGTACCTTGGTTCGAACGGATAAATTTCTGGAAACGATAGCGATCAAGGTCACCTTGAACCTCTTTGCCATCTACCATGGATATACGACGAACTTGAACTTCTTTAGCATCAACACGTTCAACAATACCTTCATGCTTCGCCAATACAGCTGCACCGGAGTCTTTACCTGATACATACTCCATGCCAGTACCTACAATTGGTGATTCTGGCTCCATCAATGGTACTGCCTGACGCTGCATGTTCGCGCCCATTAGGGAACGGTTGGAGTCATCATTTTCAAGGAACGGAATACATGCTGTTGCCGCAGAAACAACCTGCTTAGGAGAAACGTCCATGTAATCAAGACGTTCACGTTTCACTGCAGTGTTTTCACCACGGAAACGAGCGATAACCTCCTCATCTGTGAAGGCCCCATCTTCATCAAGCTTCGCGTTTGCCTGTGCAACAACGTAGTTGTCTTCTTCATCTGCTGTAAGATAGTCAATCTGCGCTGTAACTTTATTCGTTTCTGGATCAACACGACGATAAGGTGTCTCGATAAACC
It encodes:
- the rpsL gene encoding 30S ribosomal protein S12 gives rise to the protein MPTINQLVRKGRVSKTKKSDSPALNKGYNSFKKRFTDLSSPQKRGVCTRVGTLTPKKPNSALRKYARVRLTNSIEVTAYIPGIGHNLQEHSVVLIRGGRVKDLPGVRYHIVRGALDTAGVEGRMQGRSKYGTKKPKK
- the rpsJ gene encoding 30S ribosomal protein S10, translating into MAKEKIRIRLKAYDHRILDQSAEKIVDTAKRSGANVSGPIPLPTDRSIYTILRATHKFKDAREQFEMRTHKRLIDIVNPTPQTVDSLMRLDLPSGVDIEIKL
- the fusA gene encoding elongation factor G, encoding MPREFSLEKTRNIGIMAHIDAGKTTATERILFYTGRIHKLGETHEGASQMDWMSQEQERGITITSAATTAQWKDHRINIIDTPGHVDFTVEVERSLRVLDGSVAVLDAQSGVEPQTETVWRQATTYGVPRIVFVNKMDKVGADFLYSVGTLQDRLGANAHPIQLPIGAEDHFEGVIDLIGMQAYYYLDDLGTRAEAREIPDSHKEIADEYRGKLVEGVAESDEDLMMKYLEGEEISNDELMKAIRKATLSVDFYPVLCGSAFKNKGVQLLIDAVIDYLPSPLDVPPIEGFVPRTEEEVVRRPDDKEPFSALAFKVMTDPYVGKLTFFRVYSGVLSSGSYVRNSTKDKRERVGRILQMHANSRQEISEVYAGDIAAGVGLKDTATGDTLCDEKNLVILESMDFPDPVISVAIEPKSKADQDKMAVALTKLAEEDPTFKTETNVETGQTIISGMGELHLDVIVDRLKVEFKVEANIGNPQVAYRETFRGSADVEGKFVRQSGGRGQYGHVWVTFEPNEEGAGFEFNNKIVGGVIPREYIASVQQGIGEAMENGVVAGYPLIDIKATLFDGSYHDVDSNEMAYKVAASMALKEAKNKCKPVLLEPMMKVEIVIPEEYMGDIMGDVTSRRGRVEGMDTRGSAQLVKAFVPLSEMFGYATSLRSNTQGRGTYTMHFSHYEEVPKSISEEIVKKNSGQ
- the tuf gene encoding elongation factor Tu, whose amino-acid sequence is MGKEKFDRSKAHVNIGTIGHVDHGKTTLTAAITTCLHNRSGSGTAMAYDQIDGAPEERERGITIATAHVEYETDNRHYAHVDCPGHADYVKNMITGAAQMDGAILVVSAADGPMPQTREHILLSRQVGVPAIAVFLNKTDMVDDEELLELVEMEVRDLLSEYEFPGDDVPVVKGSALKALEGDEEYVNRIFELMEAVDEYIPTPERDHDKPFMMPIEDVFSITGRGTVATGRVERGTIKVGDDVEIIGMAEQAFKTTVTGVEMFRKLLDYAEAGDNIGALLRGVNRDDINRGQVLAKPGTITPHHKYKAEVYVLSKEEGGRHTPFFNNYRPQFYFRTTDVTGVIQLPEGVEMVMPGDNVEMDVELISKIAIEDGTKFSIREGGRTVGAGVVSKIVE
- the rpsG gene encoding 30S ribosomal protein S7; the protein is MPRKGPVPKRDVLPDPMYNSKLVTRLINQIMVDGRRGKAQKILYKAFDLVQERSGNDAMETFEQALKNVMPVLEVRARRVGGSNYQVPVEVRPERRQALGLRWVVNYSRLRGEKTMEERLANEILDAANNTGASVKKREDVHKMAEANKAFAHYRW
- the rplW gene encoding 50S ribosomal protein L23, which encodes MKDPRDIIKRPIITEQSADIMAEKKYTFEVDADSNKTEIKEAIQTIFDVKVEKVNTMNTKGKFKRMGRYGGYRSDSKKAIVTLTEDSQDLEFFEGA
- the rplD gene encoding 50S ribosomal protein L4; protein product: MPKITLYNQSGSQVGDVELADAVFGIEPNEHVMHETVLMQRASLRQGTHEVKNRSEVSGGGSKPWRQKGTGRARQGSIRSPQWVGGGTVFGPTPRSYSYKLPKKVRRLALKSALSEKAASNDLFVLESLSLEAPKTKEVANLLNGLSAKEALIVTVDHDENVVRSSNNIPGVKAVTLDQVNVLDLLTHDKLILTKEAAEKAGEVLA
- the rplC gene encoding 50S ribosomal protein L3 encodes the protein MTKGILGRKIGMTQLFNDNGELTPVTVIQAEPNVVLQKKTVENDGYEAIQLGFAEKRVKLANKPVKGHVEKAETTPKRFIREFRDTNLEDYEMGQEVSVNVFAAGDKIDVTGTSKGKGFQGAIKRHNQSTGPLTHGSRYHRRPGTMGDINSMHVFKGKKLPGQMGARTVTIQNLEVVKVDEERNLLLVKGNVPGAKKSYVKITGPSAVH